A region of Arvicanthis niloticus isolate mArvNil1 chromosome 18, mArvNil1.pat.X, whole genome shotgun sequence DNA encodes the following proteins:
- the Ces5a gene encoding carboxylesterase 5A isoform X4, with protein MCFQNIEWFIIYQKLLQVRYPKLEVSEDCLYLNIYAPAHANNGSSLPVMMWIPGGGFETGSASIYDGSALAAYEDVLVVTIQYRLGIFGFFNTQNQHAPGNWAFQDQLAALLWVRENIKYFGGNPDSVTIFGSSAGAISISSLILSPLSKGLFHRAIMQSGVAIIPSLKSLDNELKHDLQVVADICKCNVSDSEALLGCLRNKSSLELLGLGQKVKSFTRVIDGSFFRDEPLELLSQKTFKAVPSIIGVNNQECGYLLPVRDTPEILLGSNESTALTLIHILLHVPTQYLHVVSKEYFHGKHSLTDIRDTLLDLFGDVFFVVPGLVTARYHRDAGGPVYFYEFQHRPHCFEKTRPAFVKADHTDEIRFVFGGPFLKGDIVMFEEATEEEKLLSRKMMKYWTNFARSGDPNGDLPLWPVYDQNEQYLKLDVNISTGQRLKDRRVEFWTDTLPLIMSASRALLSPTVSLILFSLLLPFLLSLAS; from the exons GTCATGATGTGGATACCCGGCGGTGGCTTTGAGACTGGCTCAGCCTCCATCTATGATGGGTCTGCCCTGGCTGCCTATGAGGATGTGTTGGTTGTGACCATCCAGTACCGCCTAGGCATATTTGGCTTCTTCAA CACACAGAACCAGCATGCCCCTGGGAATTGGGCCTTCCAGGACCAGCTGGCTGCCTTGCTGTGGGTCAGGGAGAACATCAAGTACTTCGGTGGAAACCCTGACTCTGTGACCATCTTTGGTAGTTCAGCAGGAGCCATAAGCATTTCTAGCCTT ATTCTGTCTCCTTTGAGCAAGGGCTTATTCCACAGAGCCATCATGCAGAGTGGAGTGGCCATCATCCCCAGCCTGAAGAGCCTTGATAATGAGCTGAAACATGAT TTGCAGGTGGTTGCGGATATCTGTAAGTGCAATGTATCAGACTCTGAGGCTTTGCTGGGATGCCTGAGGAACAAGTCTTCTCTGGAGTTGCTGGGCCTTGGCCag AAAGTAAAATCATTCACTCGAGTGATCGACGGTTCTTTCTTTCGTGATGAACCTCTAGAACTGTTGTCTCAAAAGACATTTAAAGCAGTTCCTTCCATTATTGGAGTCAATAACCAGGAGTGTGGCTACCTATTGCCCGTG AGGGACACTCCTGAGATTCTCCTTGGCTCCAATGAGTCTACTGCTCTCACCTTGATACATATTTTGCTG CATGTCCCCACCCAGTATTTGCACGTTGTGTCTAAGGAGTACTTCCATGGCAAGCATTCTCTGACTGACATCCGAGACACTTTATTGGACTTGTTTGGAGATGTGTTCTTTGTGGTTCCTGGGCTGGTCACAGCTCGATATCACAGAG ATGCTGGTGGACCTGTCTATTTTTATGAATTTCAGCACCGACCCCACTGCTTTGAAAAGACAAGGCCGGCCTTCGTGAAGGCTGACCACACAGACGAAATCCGCTTTGTCTTTGGAGGCCCTTTCCTGAAGGGTGACATAGTCATGTTTG AGGAAGCCACTGAGGAAGAGAAGTTGCTAAGCAGGAAGATGATGAAATACTGGACTAACTTTGCCAGGAGCGG GGATCCTAATGGGGACCTGCCTCTGTGGCCAGTCTACGATCAGAATGAACAGTACCTCAAGCTGGATGTGAACATCAGCACTGGCCAGAGACTGAAAGACCGGAGAGTGGAATTTTGGACAGACACCCTCCCCCTGATTATGTCTGCTTCCAGAGCGCTGCTCAGTCCCACTGTCTCCTTAATCCTCTTTTCACTACTGctgcctttccttctctcccttgctTCTTAG